A part of Thermocrinis albus DSM 14484 genomic DNA contains:
- a CDS encoding low molecular weight phosphatase family protein produces MKLAFVSTKGVVRGAMAKAITSKMARLALLSMDIYLAGTEPAEEVPPKVLQVLKEKEYPTENLVPIPISQLPYDDLDILITLSPEARDRCPYSPAHKRREHWVIEEASPEDVTELRKLRDKLETAVKELLKIK; encoded by the coding sequence ATGAAGTTGGCCTTCGTTTCCACAAAAGGTGTTGTCAGAGGTGCTATGGCTAAAGCTATAACCAGTAAAATGGCACGTCTTGCTCTTCTTTCTATGGACATATACCTGGCCGGAACAGAACCTGCGGAAGAAGTTCCTCCCAAGGTTCTGCAAGTACTCAAAGAGAAGGAGTATCCGACGGAGAACCTTGTCCCCATACCTATCTCTCAACTTCCCTACGATGATCTGGATATACTCATCACCCTATCACCGGAAGCCAGGGATAGGTGTCCTTACAGCCCTGCCCACAAGAGGAGGGAACATTGGGTGATAGAGGAGGCCAGCCCGGAAGATGTTACAGAACTGAGAAAACTGAGAGATAAGTTAGAAACCGCCGTGAAGGAGTTGTTGAAGATAAAATAA
- the rsmA gene encoding 16S rRNA (adenine(1518)-N(6)/adenine(1519)-N(6))-dimethyltransferase RsmA, which translates to MRLKKQYGQHLLVSTGVLKKIVEELGVEEGDKVVEIGPGTGNLTLLLLQTPLAELHAIELDPDMLKILQRVEDKRLQLHHADASRFPLCSLGENLKVVGNLPYNVASLIVENTVLHHRCIPLALYMVQKEVGEKLQEGASWLSFFVRTFYDVFYIMSVPPQFFRPPPKVNSALVKLVRKDTLPQLDLFEYKKFLDILFSHRRKALKNKLESSILEKVGVDPMLRVEQLDLNTVLRLFAVWLDSKKAL; encoded by the coding sequence ATGCGCCTAAAAAAGCAGTATGGTCAGCATTTACTGGTCTCTACAGGTGTATTGAAAAAGATAGTGGAGGAGCTTGGGGTGGAGGAGGGAGATAAAGTGGTGGAGATAGGTCCCGGGACAGGAAACCTCACCCTCTTACTGCTTCAGACACCTCTGGCAGAGCTTCACGCCATAGAGCTAGACCCTGATATGCTTAAAATTCTGCAACGTGTAGAGGACAAGAGACTACAGCTTCACCATGCCGATGCCTCACGTTTTCCTCTCTGTTCTCTAGGTGAGAATCTTAAAGTGGTGGGTAACCTTCCTTACAACGTAGCCAGTCTAATCGTGGAAAACACCGTACTTCACCATAGGTGTATCCCTTTGGCTCTCTACATGGTACAGAAAGAGGTGGGAGAGAAGCTTCAGGAAGGTGCCTCTTGGCTTTCCTTCTTCGTACGTACCTTCTATGACGTGTTTTACATCATGAGTGTTCCTCCCCAGTTCTTTAGGCCACCGCCTAAGGTGAACTCAGCCCTCGTAAAATTGGTACGCAAGGATACACTTCCCCAGCTTGATCTTTTTGAGTACAAGAAGTTCCTCGACATCCTCTTCTCTCACCGTAGAAAGGCTCTTAAGAACAAGCTGGAAAGCTCTATCTTAGAGAAGGTGGGCGTTGACCCTATGCTGCGCGTAGAACAGCTTGATCTTAACACTGTCCTCAGGTTGTTTGCTGTTTGGCTTGACAGTAAAAAGGCGCTGTAA
- a CDS encoding histidine triad nucleotide-binding protein — MQVKDCIFCKILRRELPSTGVYEDELVYAFRDINPVAPTHILIIPKKHILGVQELQQEDECLVGHMFYVAKKIAEQEGLSGGYRLVFNVGKDAGQTVFHLHLHLIGGRSMNWPPG; from the coding sequence ATGCAGGTGAAAGATTGTATCTTCTGTAAAATTTTGAGGAGAGAGCTGCCCTCTACGGGAGTATACGAGGACGAGCTTGTATACGCCTTCAGGGACATAAACCCCGTGGCCCCCACCCATATTCTCATAATTCCCAAGAAGCACATACTGGGTGTACAAGAGCTCCAGCAGGAGGACGAGTGTTTGGTGGGACATATGTTTTACGTGGCTAAGAAGATAGCAGAACAAGAGGGGCTGTCGGGAGGGTACCGGTTGGTGTTCAACGTAGGTAAGGATGCGGGACAAACCGTTTTCCATCTACACCTGCATCTCATAGGGGGGAGATCTATGAACTGGCCCCCAGGATGA
- a CDS encoding LysR family transcriptional regulator has translation MIDITKLKTFVAVADLGSFSKASEILYITQPAVTQQIKALEKMVGAKLFQRQGGRIVLTEEGKRIYELAKALLSDYENLMEEMANIKKEFKESLFIGISTTLSEYKVPELIAEFHSQMPSITIRVFVENSQQIEEGLSSGVLNLGIIEREPSEKFNSIRWFVDEVVFFTHPQHPFARMGSIEPEMLYEADIIFRESSSGTRRVVKQALERLGIVFERLNIKIEVNCGRSILSMVKSGYGCSFLSRGLLEKDLEEGSIVEVPIKGFKAERWYYIIYPQGGKLSFLANRFMRFLLSKEKQELVKDEERIDL, from the coding sequence ATGATAGATATCACCAAGCTAAAGACCTTTGTAGCTGTAGCGGATTTGGGTAGTTTCTCCAAGGCATCCGAGATACTCTACATAACCCAGCCGGCAGTGACCCAGCAGATAAAGGCGTTGGAAAAAATGGTAGGTGCCAAGCTCTTCCAGAGACAGGGTGGAAGGATAGTGTTGACAGAAGAAGGAAAAAGGATATACGAACTGGCAAAAGCGCTACTGAGCGATTACGAAAACCTCATGGAGGAAATGGCCAACATAAAGAAGGAGTTTAAAGAATCCCTTTTCATCGGAATAAGCACCACCCTAAGCGAGTATAAAGTTCCCGAACTTATAGCAGAGTTTCACTCCCAGATGCCCAGTATAACCATAAGAGTTTTTGTGGAAAACTCTCAGCAGATAGAGGAGGGACTGTCCTCCGGTGTGCTGAACTTAGGAATAATAGAGAGGGAACCCTCCGAGAAGTTTAACTCCATAAGGTGGTTTGTGGACGAAGTGGTTTTCTTCACTCACCCACAACATCCCTTCGCCCGTATGGGAAGCATAGAACCTGAGATGCTCTACGAAGCTGACATCATATTCCGTGAGTCCAGTTCAGGAACGCGCCGGGTGGTAAAACAAGCTCTGGAGAGGTTGGGGATAGTTTTTGAACGCCTTAACATAAAGATAGAGGTGAACTGTGGCAGATCAATACTGAGTATGGTGAAGAGTGGTTACGGCTGTAGTTTCTTATCGAGGGGTCTTCTGGAGAAAGATCTGGAAGAGGGTAGCATAGTGGAGGTGCCCATAAAGGGGTTCAAGGCAGAGCGCTGGTACTACATAATATACCCTCAAGGTGGAAAACTATC
- the leuB gene encoding 3-isopropylmalate dehydrogenase, with protein MALFKIAVLEGDGIGPEVVSAALKVLYRIGELAGHHFETEKGLIGGSAIDEKGTPLPEETIKLCLEADAVLLGAVGGPKWDHLPTEERPERGLLGIRKALDLYANLRPAKVYEPLIEASPLKREVVRGTDMVVVRELTGDVYYGEPRGIFTQDGKRVGINTMRYTEDEIRRVVRKAFQIANLRRKKLTSVDKSNVLEVSALWRQIVEEESKNFPEVELEHLYVDNCAMQIVRRPSSFDVIVTGNIFGDILSDEAAVITGSLGMLPSASLGDRYALYEPVHGSAPDIAGKGVANPIATILSVALMLRYSFGLIREADLLERAVEVTLEKGYRTPDIYTEGTIKVGTEGMTQAVIQTLEELWS; from the coding sequence ATGGCGTTGTTTAAGATAGCGGTACTGGAGGGAGATGGTATAGGTCCTGAGGTGGTTTCAGCAGCCCTAAAGGTGCTTTACCGTATAGGAGAACTGGCGGGACACCATTTTGAAACAGAGAAAGGCCTCATCGGTGGCTCCGCCATAGATGAGAAGGGAACACCCCTTCCTGAGGAAACCATAAAGCTCTGTCTTGAAGCCGATGCGGTTCTACTGGGTGCTGTAGGTGGCCCTAAGTGGGACCATCTTCCCACCGAGGAACGTCCTGAGAGGGGTCTTTTGGGTATAAGGAAGGCTCTGGACCTCTACGCCAACCTGAGGCCTGCCAAGGTTTATGAACCTCTCATAGAGGCCTCTCCCCTCAAAAGGGAGGTGGTGAGAGGCACAGACATGGTAGTGGTGAGGGAGCTTACGGGAGATGTGTATTACGGAGAGCCGAGAGGTATATTCACTCAAGATGGTAAGAGAGTAGGTATAAACACCATGCGCTACACAGAAGATGAGATAAGGAGGGTTGTGAGAAAAGCCTTTCAGATAGCCAACCTAAGGCGTAAAAAGCTTACCAGTGTAGACAAATCCAACGTTCTGGAGGTGAGCGCTCTTTGGAGACAGATAGTGGAAGAAGAGAGCAAGAACTTCCCGGAAGTAGAACTGGAGCACCTCTACGTAGATAACTGTGCTATGCAGATAGTGCGCAGACCCAGTTCCTTTGACGTGATAGTAACGGGTAACATATTTGGCGATATACTCTCCGATGAAGCGGCCGTTATAACGGGTAGTCTCGGTATGTTGCCTTCCGCCAGTTTGGGAGATAGGTACGCCCTTTACGAGCCTGTTCACGGCTCCGCACCGGACATAGCCGGTAAAGGAGTGGCAAATCCTATCGCCACCATTTTATCGGTGGCTCTCATGCTAAGATACTCTTTTGGACTCATCAGGGAAGCTGACCTGTTGGAGAGAGCTGTAGAAGTCACCTTAGAGAAGGGGTACCGTACACCCGATATATACACGGAAGGCACCATCAAGGTAGGTACAGAGGGAATGACGCAGGCTGTGATACAAACTTTGGAGGAGCTTTGGTCATGA
- a CDS encoding SAM-dependent methyltransferase, producing MKSFYQFMKEKVELYYRERAGIGRDFFTAPELDRIFGFALAEKIIPLLESISTPNVVELGAGRGLMAKDILQFVAERKPTLYERLSYRIYETSPLLREFQGKVLQEYRDKVMWLDRLEIPEEAVVISNEFFDCLPVHVVKEGKELYLKDKEKVWLPCDERVKQFLRRMGYENIKTVVEVCLECIDLLKRIADSMKRGYILTIDYGYTSQDLHRYPEGTVVGYKEGRVYYDIFSEDLMDLSAMVNFSALVEWGEEYGLRTVFLKKQRHFLLESQSFVDELTGLSMSEKPEDIERLSRLKTMLISMGDRFWVLLQAKGV from the coding sequence ATGAAAAGTTTCTATCAGTTTATGAAGGAGAAGGTGGAGCTCTACTACAGAGAACGCGCAGGTATCGGGAGGGATTTTTTCACAGCGCCTGAACTGGATAGAATCTTTGGTTTTGCTCTGGCGGAGAAAATAATACCTCTTCTGGAAAGTATCTCCACTCCTAACGTGGTGGAGCTGGGCGCGGGAAGGGGTCTGATGGCCAAGGACATTCTTCAGTTTGTGGCGGAGAGGAAACCGACCCTTTACGAGAGATTATCCTACAGGATATACGAGACAAGTCCTCTCCTGAGGGAGTTTCAGGGTAAGGTTCTCCAAGAGTACAGGGATAAGGTGATGTGGTTAGACAGGCTTGAGATACCCGAAGAGGCTGTTGTGATATCCAACGAGTTCTTTGACTGCCTTCCCGTACATGTGGTGAAGGAAGGAAAAGAACTCTACCTGAAGGATAAGGAGAAAGTGTGGCTTCCCTGTGATGAGAGAGTAAAGCAGTTTCTGAGACGTATGGGTTATGAGAACATCAAAACGGTGGTGGAGGTGTGTCTTGAATGCATTGATCTCCTTAAGAGGATAGCGGACTCTATGAAGAGGGGTTACATCCTCACGATAGATTACGGCTACACTTCCCAAGACCTACACAGGTACCCGGAAGGCACTGTGGTGGGTTACAAAGAGGGAAGGGTGTATTACGACATCTTCAGTGAAGATCTTATGGATCTGTCCGCCATGGTGAACTTCTCCGCTCTTGTGGAGTGGGGAGAGGAGTACGGGTTGAGGACAGTCTTTTTAAAGAAACAGCGCCACTTTCTTTTAGAGTCACAGAGCTTTGTAGATGAGCTTACCGGATTGAGTATGTCAGAGAAGCCGGAAGATATAGAGAGACTCTCACGCCTTAAGACTATGCTTATCAGTATGGGTGATCGCTTCTGGGTTCTACTACAGGCTAAAGGAGTCTAA